The stretch of DNA ATAAGAGTTAAATCGACGTTCGCTGCTGCTAAAACAGGAAGCGAAATGTCGGGTTTTAAAGGTTATGGAAATCCTCGGGGCGATTATGATTTTGAGTGGAAAATATTTCGGTCCGATCGGCCAATGTTTAGCTTCCCAATGCATCTTGGTAATACTTGTGTTGGAGAAGTTATTGAAGTTGGAGATGCCGTTAGTGGCTTTGAGGTGGGCCAGACCGTGTTTCGTCACAGTCCCTTCCGTGAAGAGCACGTATGGCAGGCTAGCACCGTGAGGAACCTTCCTGAGGGTGCCACTTGGAAGGATGCGGTTTGTCTTGACCCTGTGGACTTTGCCCTTGGAGCAATTCGTGACGGTAACGTTCGTTTAGGTGACGCCGTAGCCGTCTTCGGAATGGGAGCAATTGGACTAATTGCTCTCCAATTAGCTAAGTTGGCAGGAGCCTACCCGGTAATTGCAGTTGATCCACTTCCAATTCGTCGTGAAGTAGCGAGTCAGGTTGGGGCTGACATTGTGCTTGACCCGACAAATTGTGACGCTGGTGTTGAGATTAAGAAAGCGACTGGCAAACGGGGCGCTGACGTGTGCATAGAGTACAGCGGAAGTCACCTGGCATTACAAGCCGCACTCCGTGGTGTTGCTTATAATTCCGTGGTCGTAGCAGGGGCATGGCCTGGCGCCTATCCAGCAGGCCTGGATTTCGGCGCAGAAGCGCACTTCAATATCCCAAAGATTGTGTTTTCGAGATCATGTAGCGAACCTAACCCAGAGTATCCAAATTGGGATGAGGACCGATTATTTGATGTAGCCTTGCGATTACTCGCAGGGGATAAACTCAATACTGAGGCGATCGTGCGTCCAATCGTTCAATTCGATGAACTTTTAGTAGAGTATCCAAAAATTGCCAATAACCCGGATGAGAACGTTAAGTTAGGAGTAATCTTCTAGGTTAGCTTAAACGTTTTTGGGGGTTACCTTGGTAGAACTTGTGTAATCACCAGTCCCAAGGCTCGTAAACGAGTTCGATGAGGTGACCATCTGGATCATACAAATATATTTGTGTTGCTCCATCACCACGATCTCTTGGGCCCTCAGCAATCTCGACATCGTTTTGTTGCAGGGTTTGTAGTACTTCTTTTACGTTGCTTACGCTAAAACAAATGTGGCG from Trueperaceae bacterium encodes:
- a CDS encoding alcohol dehydrogenase, whose amino-acid sequence is MPRELIAPAQEKVAFRDYESPDLQPEEIRVKSTFAAAKTGSEMSGFKGYGNPRGDYDFEWKIFRSDRPMFSFPMHLGNTCVGEVIEVGDAVSGFEVGQTVFRHSPFREEHVWQASTVRNLPEGATWKDAVCLDPVDFALGAIRDGNVRLGDAVAVFGMGAIGLIALQLAKLAGAYPVIAVDPLPIRREVASQVGADIVLDPTNCDAGVEIKKATGKRGADVCIEYSGSHLALQAALRGVAYNSVVVAGAWPGAYPAGLDFGAEAHFNIPKIVFSRSCSEPNPEYPNWDEDRLFDVALRLLAGDKLNTEAIVRPIVQFDELLVEYPKIANNPDENVKLGVIF